Proteins from one Pseudomonas sp. KBS0710 genomic window:
- a CDS encoding mannose-1-phosphate guanylyltransferase/mannose-6-phosphate isomerase, with product MIPVILSGGSGSRLWPLSRKQFPKQFLALTGEHTLFQQTLERLVFEGMDAPIVVCNKDHRFIVNEQLSTRKLECQRILMEPFGRNTAPAVALTAMMLVNEGRDELMLVLPADHVIDDQKALQRALALATVAAERGEMVLFGVPATRPETGYGYIKSSNDSLLPEGVSRVQQFVEKPDEKRAVEFVKSGGYFWNSGMFLFRASRFLEELKKHDPDIYDTCVLTLERSEQDADTVTFDEATFACCPDNSIDYAVMEKTQRACVVPLSAGWSDVGCWASLWAVNDKDVNGNVSKGDVVIQDSRNCMIHGNGKLVSVIGLDNIVVVETKDAMMIAHKDKVQGVKQMVSTLNDQGRSETQNHCEVYRPWGSYDSVDMGGRFQVKHISVKPGACLSLQMHHHRAEHWIVVSGTAEVTCDENVFLLCENQSTYIPIASVHRLRNPGKIPLEIIEVQSGSYLGEDDIERFEDIYGRSTPVERGVSVKTIAQ from the coding sequence ATGATCCCAGTAATCCTTTCCGGTGGTAGCGGCTCACGTCTTTGGCCGCTTTCCCGCAAACAGTTCCCCAAGCAATTCCTGGCCCTGACCGGCGAGCACACGCTGTTCCAGCAAACCCTGGAGCGCCTGGTGTTCGAAGGCATGGACGCCCCGATCGTGGTCTGCAACAAAGACCACCGCTTCATCGTCAACGAGCAACTGAGCACTCGTAAGCTCGAATGCCAACGCATCCTGATGGAGCCCTTCGGCCGCAACACCGCGCCGGCCGTGGCGCTGACCGCGATGATGCTGGTCAACGAAGGCCGTGACGAGCTGATGCTGGTGCTGCCCGCCGACCACGTGATCGACGACCAGAAAGCCCTGCAACGCGCCCTCGCCCTGGCCACTGTGGCGGCCGAGCGTGGCGAGATGGTGCTGTTCGGCGTCCCGGCGACCCGCCCGGAAACCGGTTACGGCTACATCAAGTCCAGCAACGACTCGCTGCTGCCCGAAGGTGTCAGCCGCGTGCAACAGTTCGTGGAAAAACCCGATGAAAAACGCGCCGTCGAGTTTGTCAAAAGCGGCGGCTACTTCTGGAACAGCGGTATGTTCCTGTTCCGCGCCAGCCGCTTCCTTGAGGAGCTGAAAAAACACGACCCGGACATCTACGACACCTGCGTGCTGACCCTGGAACGCAGCGAGCAGGATGCCGACACCGTGACCTTCGACGAAGCCACTTTCGCCTGCTGCCCGGACAACTCCATTGACTACGCCGTGATGGAAAAAACCCAGCGCGCCTGCGTGGTGCCGCTGAGTGCCGGCTGGAGCGACGTGGGTTGCTGGGCCTCGTTGTGGGCGGTCAATGACAAAGACGTCAACGGCAACGTGAGCAAAGGCGACGTGGTGATCCAGGACAGCCGCAACTGCATGATCCACGGCAACGGCAAGCTGGTGTCGGTGATTGGCCTGGACAATATCGTGGTGGTGGAAACCAAGGACGCGATGATGATTGCCCACAAGGACAAGGTCCAGGGCGTCAAGCAGATGGTCAGCACCCTCAACGACCAGGGCCGCAGCGAAACCCAGAACCACTGCGAAGTCTACCGCCCGTGGGGTTCCTACGACTCGGTGGACATGGGCGGGCGCTTCCAGGTCAAGCACATCTCGGTCAAGCCGGGCGCGTGCCTGTCGCTGCAGATGCACCACCACCGCGCCGAACACTGGATCGTGGTGAGCGGCACGGCGGAAGTCACCTGTGACGAGAACGTGTTCCTGCTCTGCGAGAACCAGTCCACCTACATCCCGATCGCCTCGGTGCACCGCCTGCGCAACCCGGGCAAGATCCCGCTGGAGATTATCGAAGTGCAATCGGGCAGCTACCTGGGCGAAGACGATATCGAACGCTTCGAAGATATCTACGGGCGCTCGACGCCGGTTGAGCGTGGCGTGTCGGTGAAAACTATCGCGCAGTAA
- a CDS encoding multidrug transporter: protein MFFGVLLIITWLILLLRYPAKALPVSLAAAVGLGFVAIWVVWLDSREASQLSRLELRITYAPQECPADRPLKLVLINGNDVPLTELRWRLAAYAPGDTVNLADNVYAAPRYRGPGELQAGATWDDCLPTPPLRPGYRPQTLEFRAEHLQGSFSD, encoded by the coding sequence ATGTTCTTCGGCGTTCTCCTGATCATCACCTGGCTGATCCTGCTGCTGCGCTACCCCGCCAAGGCCTTGCCGGTATCGCTGGCCGCCGCCGTCGGCCTGGGCTTTGTGGCGATCTGGGTGGTGTGGCTGGACAGCCGCGAAGCCTCACAACTGTCGCGTCTGGAACTGCGCATAACCTATGCGCCGCAAGAATGTCCCGCCGACCGCCCATTAAAACTGGTGCTGATCAACGGCAACGACGTGCCCCTTACCGAATTGCGTTGGCGCCTCGCAGCCTATGCGCCGGGGGACACGGTGAACCTGGCCGATAACGTTTATGCTGCCCCGCGCTATCGCGGCCCCGGCGAACTACAGGCTGGCGCCACCTGGGACGACTGTTTGCCCACGCCGCCGCTGCGCCCCGGCTACCGCCCGCAAACCCTGGAATTTCGCGCCGAGCACCTGCAAGGCAGTTTCTCGGACTGA
- a CDS encoding SDR family oxidoreductase — protein sequence MPNVLITGCSSGIGRALADAFKSAGFDVWASARREADVAALAAAGFNAVQLDVNDSAALQRLAEQLGELDVLINNAGYGAMGPLLDGGTEAMQRQFETNVFSIVGVTQALFPALRRSKGLVVNIGSVSGVLVTPFAGAYCASKAAVHALSDALRMELAPFGVRVLEVQPGAINTSFAKNAGAQAELLINEQSPWWPLREGIRARSQASQGNPTSAEHFAAQVLKAVQHPKPPRMLRAGNGSRALPLMAALLPKGLLEKVLKKRFGLSGSL from the coding sequence ATGCCCAACGTACTTATCACCGGTTGTTCCAGTGGCATTGGCCGCGCCCTCGCTGACGCCTTCAAATCCGCCGGCTTCGACGTGTGGGCCAGCGCCCGCCGCGAAGCCGATGTCGCCGCACTTGCCGCTGCCGGTTTCAACGCCGTGCAGCTGGACGTCAACGACAGCGCGGCCTTGCAGCGCCTGGCCGAACAACTCGGTGAATTGGATGTGTTGATCAACAATGCCGGCTACGGCGCCATGGGTCCGCTGCTCGACGGCGGCACCGAAGCCATGCAGCGCCAGTTCGAGACCAACGTGTTTTCCATCGTCGGCGTCACCCAAGCGCTGTTCCCCGCGCTGCGGCGCAGCAAAGGTCTGGTGGTGAATATCGGCAGCGTTTCGGGTGTGCTGGTCACGCCGTTTGCCGGTGCCTACTGCGCATCGAAAGCGGCAGTGCATGCCTTGAGCGATGCCTTGCGCATGGAACTGGCGCCGTTTGGCGTGCGCGTGCTGGAAGTACAGCCGGGAGCCATCAATACAAGCTTCGCCAAAAACGCCGGCGCTCAGGCCGAACTGCTGATCAACGAACAATCGCCCTGGTGGCCCTTGCGCGAAGGCATTCGTGCGCGCTCCCAGGCCTCGCAGGGCAACCCTACGTCGGCCGAGCATTTTGCAGCTCAAGTGCTTAAGGCTGTGCAACACCCAAAACCGCCAAGGATGTTGCGGGCGGGCAATGGCAGCCGGGCGTTGCCGTTGATGGCGGCGTTGTTGCCTAAGGGATTGTTGGAGAAAGTGCTGAAGAAACGCTTCGGACTCTCGGGCTCACTCTAG
- a CDS encoding LysR family transcriptional regulator, with protein sequence MVSLDRFDTFKAVVEAGSLTAAADRLGQTRAVVSFNLKRLEAELGVTLLTRNTRQLALTDAGERFYLRCTRMLEEARLAVEEARSEHAQLKGTLRITTTVEYALAVVAPAVEAFRRLHPDLNIHLSTSSTHADLISERFDVAIRLGRLLDSNHRAVQLSTYEVFAVAAPEFAKVQTLDALERVPKLGHGRLTELSLTDPAGGEHQYRSGPAALVADSASVLQAFAVRGHGVAVLPQWLVQGDLEAGRLVRLLADHHFAPQGVYAMYPDTRHLPLKVRAFIDFMKG encoded by the coding sequence ATGGTCAGCCTGGACCGATTCGACACCTTCAAGGCCGTGGTCGAGGCCGGCTCGCTCACCGCCGCCGCCGACCGGCTGGGCCAGACCCGCGCGGTGGTCAGCTTCAACCTCAAGCGCCTTGAGGCAGAACTGGGCGTGACCCTGTTGACCCGCAACACCCGCCAGTTGGCGTTGACGGATGCCGGCGAGCGCTTTTACCTGCGTTGCACGCGCATGCTCGAAGAAGCCCGGCTGGCGGTGGAAGAAGCCCGCTCTGAACATGCCCAGCTCAAAGGCACCTTGCGCATCACCACCACGGTGGAATACGCGCTGGCAGTCGTCGCCCCAGCGGTGGAGGCTTTTCGGCGCCTGCACCCGGACTTGAACATTCACTTATCCACATCCTCCACCCATGCCGATTTGATCTCCGAACGCTTTGACGTGGCGATTCGGCTGGGGCGACTGCTCGACTCCAATCACCGGGCGGTGCAGCTATCGACCTATGAGGTGTTTGCCGTAGCCGCACCTGAGTTTGCCAAGGTGCAAACCCTGGATGCGTTGGAGCGCGTGCCCAAGTTAGGCCATGGCCGCTTGACGGAGCTGAGCCTGACCGACCCGGCCGGCGGCGAGCATCAATACCGTTCCGGCCCTGCTGCGCTGGTGGCCGACAGCGCCTCCGTTCTCCAGGCCTTCGCCGTGCGTGGGCATGGTGTGGCGGTGCTGCCGCAATGGCTGGTGCAGGGTGATCTGGAGGCGGGGCGGTTGGTGCGGTTATTGGCGGACCATCACTTTGCCCCGCAAGGGGTTTACGCGATGTACCCGGACACGCGGCATTTGCCGCTGAAGGTGCGGGCGTTTATTGATTTTATGAAGGGCTAG
- a CDS encoding MFS transporter, which produces MTYRSKVAWIFLLGFALDLVNMFVATVAYPDIALELRASVTQLAWVSNAYMLGLTVIIPFSVWLAALLGERNLIATSLLLFAGASVMVGQAGSIEVLIGWRLLQGLGGGLLIPVGQALAYRHFPPAERSSLTARVMSVALLVPALSPALGGVIVDSVSWRWLFYANLPLALITLLLAMLWIKPDVPATERPALDVGSIFRQIRSPMLRVAMLVYLCIPGVFIGTSLIAILYLRGLGYDATQTGALMLPWAVASALAIYLSKKLFNRCGPKPLLLAGMALQCIGILLLNQPTWVIPAYGLMGLGGSLCSSTAQTLAFLDISAERMGHASALWNINRQVSFCLGAALLSALLSALDSFATTFTIAAALTLLPLFAVLRLDASRVRTLLHPASEPQA; this is translated from the coding sequence ATGACCTACCGCTCGAAAGTCGCCTGGATCTTTCTGCTGGGCTTTGCCCTGGACCTGGTGAACATGTTTGTCGCCACCGTCGCCTACCCGGATATCGCCCTGGAACTGCGCGCCTCGGTGACGCAATTGGCCTGGGTCAGCAACGCCTACATGCTCGGGTTGACTGTGATCATTCCCTTCAGTGTGTGGCTGGCAGCCCTGTTGGGCGAACGCAACCTGATTGCCACGAGCCTGTTGCTGTTCGCGGGGGCCTCGGTGATGGTTGGCCAGGCCGGCTCGATTGAAGTACTGATCGGTTGGCGTTTGCTGCAAGGCTTGGGCGGCGGCTTGCTGATCCCGGTGGGGCAAGCCTTGGCGTATCGACATTTTCCACCCGCAGAACGCAGCTCACTGACGGCACGCGTCATGTCGGTGGCCCTGCTGGTGCCGGCGTTGTCTCCAGCGTTGGGTGGCGTGATTGTCGACAGCGTCTCGTGGCGCTGGCTCTTCTATGCCAACCTGCCGCTGGCATTGATCACCTTGCTGCTGGCAATGCTGTGGATAAAACCCGACGTGCCCGCAACGGAGCGCCCGGCACTGGATGTGGGAAGTATCTTCAGGCAAATCCGCAGCCCGATGCTGCGGGTGGCGATGCTGGTCTACCTGTGCATCCCTGGCGTTTTTATCGGCACCAGCCTGATCGCCATCCTTTATCTGCGCGGCCTCGGCTATGACGCCACACAGACCGGTGCGCTGATGCTGCCGTGGGCAGTGGCATCGGCACTGGCGATTTACCTGAGTAAAAAACTGTTCAACCGTTGCGGTCCAAAACCGTTGCTGCTGGCGGGCATGGCCCTGCAATGCATTGGCATCCTGCTGTTGAACCAGCCAACCTGGGTAATCCCCGCCTACGGGTTGATGGGGCTGGGCGGCAGCCTGTGCAGCAGCACCGCACAGACGCTGGCGTTTCTCGACATTAGCGCTGAGCGCATGGGCCACGCCAGCGCCCTGTGGAACATCAACCGGCAAGTGAGTTTTTGCCTCGGCGCGGCGCTACTCAGCGCGCTGTTGTCGGCCTTGGATTCCTTCGCCACAACCTTCACGATAGCCGCAGCCCTGACACTGCTGCCCCTTTTCGCGGTGCTGCGCCTGGATGCGTCCAGGGTACGGACACTGCTTCACCCTGCCAGCGAGCCACAAGCATGA
- a CDS encoding DUF4440 domain-containing protein: MIDYSDFFEEVTQTHVEIEQWFAGVAPEGTLQNLLARFSPEFSMVAPATGARVNAAGVNALFTRLGGMRPGLKITLSEMTGIDRHARGATVTYREHQIDDSGTQTDRRATVVFEKQASGALLWRHLHETYVLLP; the protein is encoded by the coding sequence ATGATTGATTACAGCGATTTTTTTGAAGAAGTAACCCAGACCCACGTCGAGATCGAACAATGGTTTGCCGGGGTTGCGCCTGAAGGCACATTGCAGAACTTGCTCGCACGGTTTTCGCCTGAGTTCAGCATGGTTGCGCCTGCCACCGGCGCACGGGTCAATGCGGCCGGTGTGAATGCGCTGTTCACCCGCTTGGGCGGCATGCGCCCAGGGCTGAAGATCACCCTGAGCGAAATGACCGGGATTGACCGGCATGCGCGCGGCGCCACGGTGACTTATCGCGAACACCAGATTGATGACAGCGGCACGCAGACCGATCGACGCGCAACCGTGGTGTTCGAGAAGCAAGCGAGTGGCGCGCTGTTGTGGCGGCATTTGCATGAGACCTATGTGTTACTCCCTTGA
- a CDS encoding HlyD family secretion protein — protein sequence MKKFFSLLATLLVLALAIWIGRTLWVHYMQTPWTRDGRVRADVINVAADVTGEVVDVPVRDNQLVKKGDLLMQIDPEHYRIAVKQAQSLVASRKATWEMRKVNAHRRADLDALVISKENRDDASNIADSALADYQHALAQLEAAELNLKRTQVVAAVDGYVTNLNVHRGDYARIGEAKMAVVDMNSFWVYGFFEETKLPHVKVGDKADMQLMSGETLKGHVESISRGIYDRDNPESRELIADVNPTFNWVRLAQRVPVRIHIDEVPQGVLLAAGITCTVIVDRGL from the coding sequence ATGAAAAAGTTTTTCAGCCTGCTCGCGACCTTGCTGGTACTGGCTTTGGCGATCTGGATTGGCCGCACGTTGTGGGTGCATTACATGCAAACGCCCTGGACCCGCGATGGCCGCGTGCGCGCCGACGTTATCAATGTGGCGGCGGACGTCACCGGTGAAGTGGTGGACGTGCCGGTGCGTGATAACCAGTTGGTGAAAAAGGGCGACCTGCTGATGCAGATCGACCCTGAGCACTACCGCATTGCCGTCAAGCAGGCGCAGTCGCTGGTGGCTTCGCGCAAAGCCACCTGGGAGATGCGCAAGGTCAACGCCCATCGCCGCGCCGACCTCGACGCTTTGGTGATCTCCAAGGAAAACCGCGACGACGCCAGCAACATCGCCGACTCGGCCCTGGCCGATTACCAGCACGCGCTGGCACAACTGGAAGCCGCCGAGCTTAATTTGAAACGCACACAAGTGGTGGCGGCAGTGGACGGCTATGTCACCAACCTCAATGTGCATCGCGGCGACTACGCGCGCATCGGCGAGGCAAAAATGGCCGTGGTGGACATGAACTCGTTCTGGGTCTACGGCTTCTTCGAAGAAACCAAGCTGCCCCATGTGAAGGTGGGCGACAAAGCCGATATGCAACTGATGAGCGGCGAGACCTTAAAGGGCCATGTGGAAAGCATCTCGCGGGGTATCTACGACCGCGACAACCCCGAGAGCCGTGAGCTGATCGCCGATGTGAACCCGACCTTCAACTGGGTGCGCCTGGCCCAGCGGGTGCCGGTGCGGATTCACATTGATGAAGTGCCGCAGGGTGTGTTGTTGGCGGCGGGGATCACTTGCACGGTGATTGTTGATCGCGGCCTCTGA
- a CDS encoding DUF1656 domain-containing protein: MPREIAFHGLYMPTMTLMFLVAAVLAWALDRFLAGFDLYRFFWHPALLRLSLFVCLFGALALSVYR, from the coding sequence ATGCCCCGTGAAATCGCCTTCCATGGCCTGTACATGCCGACCATGACCCTGATGTTTCTGGTCGCGGCCGTCCTGGCCTGGGCCCTGGACCGCTTCCTGGCCGGGTTCGACCTGTACCGTTTTTTCTGGCACCCGGCGTTGCTGCGCCTGAGCCTGTTCGTTTGCCTGTTCGGCGCCCTGGCGCTGAGCGTCTACCGTTGA
- a CDS encoding FUSC family protein: MTPLPAPLRWLHSLEWRRGFFDWARSDGVTWVYIFKVLIAAFLTLWLAMRLELPQPRTAMITVFIVMQPQSGQVFAKSFYRFLGTLAGSAVMVLLIALFAQNTELFLGALAIWVGICTAGATRNRNFRAYGFVLAGYTAAMVGLPALANPDGAFMAAVWRVLEISLGIICSTVVSAAILPQTSSAAMRNALYQRFGVFALFVTDGLRGRSQREGFEASNVRFIAEAVGLEGLRSVTVFEDPHMRRRNGRLSRLNSEFMSITTRFNALHQLLERLRADAADHVVAAIRPGLQDLAEVLDGFSGQALTSPDAARLANQLSAYKDELPAKVRALRASFQEANPSEAEQLDFHTAYELLYRFVDDVHNYALTHASLAEHSHEREQWNETFIPKTNWLACAASGLRAAFILIVLGSYWVATAWPSGATMTLIAAATVGLSAATPNPKRMAFQMACGTLIGALVGFVEMFFVFPWIDGFPLLCVMLAPVIIFGSFLASRPQYAGVGVGLLIFFSTGSVPDNLTVYNPYTFINDYIAMIIGMLVCAAAGAIILPPNSRWLWRRLEQDLREQVVYAISGKLKGLASSFESRTRDLLHQAYGLAVGQPHVQRDLLRWMFVVLEVGHAIIELRKEQAILPVHPAYAESQPWRQAIRVMGRSLVRLFLQPSTSNLERGLVAVDHAISRVQATDEPFAPHFDTSALRRVKSYLHFIRTSLLDPQSPLAALKGAPYAP, translated from the coding sequence ATGACTCCCTTGCCTGCACCGCTGCGCTGGCTGCATTCCCTTGAGTGGCGCCGTGGTTTTTTCGACTGGGCACGCAGTGATGGCGTGACCTGGGTGTATATCTTCAAGGTGTTGATTGCTGCGTTCCTGACGCTGTGGCTGGCCATGCGCCTGGAGTTACCGCAACCGCGCACGGCGATGATCACCGTGTTTATCGTGATGCAACCGCAGAGCGGCCAGGTGTTTGCCAAAAGCTTTTATCGCTTCCTCGGTACCTTGGCGGGCTCGGCGGTGATGGTGTTGTTGATCGCTTTGTTTGCGCAGAACACCGAGTTGTTCCTCGGCGCGCTGGCGATCTGGGTGGGCATTTGCACCGCTGGCGCCACGCGCAATCGCAACTTTCGCGCCTATGGGTTTGTGCTGGCCGGTTATACGGCAGCGATGGTGGGGCTTCCGGCGCTGGCAAACCCGGACGGCGCATTTATGGCGGCGGTATGGCGGGTGCTGGAAATCTCCCTGGGGATTATCTGTTCCACCGTGGTCAGCGCCGCGATCCTGCCGCAAACCTCCAGCGCGGCGATGCGCAACGCCTTGTATCAGCGCTTTGGCGTATTTGCGCTGTTCGTCACCGACGGCCTGCGGGGGCGCAGCCAGCGTGAAGGTTTCGAGGCCAGCAACGTGCGCTTTATCGCTGAAGCGGTGGGCCTGGAAGGGCTGCGCAGCGTCACCGTGTTTGAAGACCCGCACATGCGTCGACGCAATGGCCGGCTCAGTCGCCTCAACAGCGAGTTCATGAGCATCACTACGCGCTTCAACGCCCTGCACCAGTTGCTCGAACGGCTGCGCGCCGATGCGGCCGATCACGTGGTTGCGGCGATCAGGCCCGGTTTGCAGGACCTTGCCGAAGTGCTCGACGGCTTCTCCGGCCAGGCGCTCACCAGCCCCGACGCTGCACGGCTGGCCAACCAACTCAGTGCCTACAAAGACGAGCTGCCCGCCAAGGTGCGTGCCCTGCGTGCAAGCTTTCAAGAGGCCAACCCAAGCGAAGCCGAACAGCTGGATTTTCATACCGCCTATGAGTTGCTTTATCGCTTTGTCGATGACGTGCACAACTACGCGCTGACCCACGCCTCTCTGGCCGAACACAGCCATGAACGCGAACAGTGGAACGAGACCTTTATCCCCAAGACCAACTGGCTGGCCTGCGCGGCTTCGGGGCTTCGTGCGGCGTTCATCCTCATTGTGCTCGGCAGTTACTGGGTGGCCACCGCCTGGCCCAGCGGCGCAACCATGACCCTGATTGCCGCCGCTACGGTCGGCCTGTCCGCCGCCACGCCCAACCCCAAGCGCATGGCCTTCCAGATGGCTTGCGGCACTTTGATCGGCGCATTGGTGGGCTTTGTCGAAATGTTCTTCGTGTTCCCCTGGATCGACGGCTTCCCGTTGCTGTGCGTGATGCTCGCGCCGGTGATCATCTTCGGCTCGTTCCTGGCTTCACGCCCGCAATACGCCGGGGTTGGCGTGGGCCTGCTGATCTTTTTCAGCACCGGTTCGGTGCCGGACAATCTGACGGTCTACAACCCCTACACCTTTATCAACGACTACATCGCCATGATCATCGGCATGCTGGTGTGCGCAGCGGCGGGGGCGATCATCCTGCCGCCCAACAGTCGTTGGTTGTGGCGCCGCCTGGAGCAGGACCTGCGCGAGCAAGTGGTGTATGCGATCAGCGGCAAGCTCAAGGGCCTGGCCTCGAGTTTTGAAAGCCGCACCCGCGACCTGCTGCACCAGGCCTACGGCCTCGCCGTCGGCCAGCCGCACGTGCAGCGCGACCTGCTGCGCTGGATGTTTGTGGTGCTGGAAGTCGGCCACGCGATCATCGAACTGCGCAAGGAACAGGCGATTTTGCCGGTGCACCCGGCGTATGCCGAATCCCAGCCGTGGCGCCAGGCGATCCGCGTGATGGGCCGCTCGCTGGTACGGCTGTTCCTGCAGCCCAGCACCAGCAACCTGGAGCGCGGCCTGGTCGCTGTGGACCATGCGATCAGCCGCGTACAGGCCACCGACGAACCCTTCGCCCCGCACTTCGACACCTCGGCCCTGCGCCGGGTCAAAAGCTACCTGCACTTTATCCGCACCTCGTTGCTCGACCCGCAATCGCCATTGGCGGCCCTTAAAGGAGCCCCGTATGCCCCGTGA
- a CDS encoding efflux transporter outer membrane subunit: MPRRISRELKTLSVWALSLAISGCIGTGGIAPQGQALNANTLATDAAIQSAAQDAHWPTTQWWQAYGDTQLNRWVDLATQNSPSMAMAAARVREARAMAGIAEAAESLQINSDTTLKRHSWPKDQFYGPGELSGANTWDNTSSLGLSYALDLWGRESNASERAVDLAHMSAAEARQAQLELQNNVVRAYIQLSLHFANRDIVAATLAQQQQILDLANKRLNAGIGTHFDVSQAETPLPETHRQLDALDEEIALSRNQLAALAGKGPGAGAQLQRPSLSLAAPLKLPSSLPAQLLGQRPDVVASRWQVAAQARGIDVAHAGFYPNVDLVGSLGYVATGGTMLGFLSGQKFNYTVGPAISLPIFDGGRLRGQLGEASAGYDIAVAKYNQTLVNALKGISDQLIRRESMDKQATFAAQSVASAQKTYDIAMIAYQRGLTDYLNVLNAQTLLFRQQQVEQQVQAARLSAHAELVTALGGGLGAGSDVPQDAKTLPSKTPAALAVFDH, encoded by the coding sequence GTGCCGCGTCGCATCAGCAGAGAGCTTAAGACTCTCAGTGTTTGGGCCTTATCGTTAGCAATCAGCGGCTGCATCGGAACCGGAGGAATCGCCCCCCAAGGCCAGGCCCTCAACGCCAATACCCTGGCCACCGACGCCGCCATCCAGAGCGCCGCCCAGGACGCCCATTGGCCCACTACGCAATGGTGGCAAGCCTACGGCGACACGCAACTCAACCGCTGGGTCGACCTCGCCACGCAAAACAGCCCGAGCATGGCCATGGCCGCCGCACGGGTGCGGGAAGCGCGGGCCATGGCCGGGATTGCCGAGGCGGCCGAGTCGTTGCAGATCAACAGTGACACCACCCTTAAGCGCCACAGCTGGCCGAAAGATCAGTTCTACGGGCCGGGCGAGCTGAGCGGAGCCAATACCTGGGACAACACCTCGTCCCTGGGCCTGAGCTACGCCCTTGACCTGTGGGGCCGTGAAAGCAATGCCAGCGAGCGTGCCGTCGACCTGGCGCATATGAGCGCCGCCGAAGCGCGTCAGGCCCAGCTCGAATTGCAGAACAATGTGGTGCGCGCCTATATCCAGCTGTCATTGCACTTCGCCAACCGCGATATCGTTGCCGCCACCCTGGCCCAGCAACAGCAGATTCTGGATCTGGCCAACAAACGCCTGAACGCCGGCATCGGCACACATTTCGATGTGAGCCAAGCCGAAACGCCGCTGCCGGAAACCCATCGCCAGCTCGACGCCCTCGACGAGGAAATCGCCCTGAGCCGCAACCAGCTCGCGGCATTGGCCGGCAAAGGCCCAGGCGCAGGCGCGCAACTGCAACGCCCGAGTTTGTCCTTGGCTGCACCGCTGAAGCTGCCTTCGAGCCTGCCCGCGCAATTGCTCGGCCAACGTCCGGATGTGGTCGCCAGCCGCTGGCAGGTCGCCGCCCAGGCGCGCGGCATCGATGTGGCGCACGCCGGTTTCTACCCCAACGTCGATCTGGTCGGCAGCCTGGGTTATGTGGCCACCGGCGGTACGATGCTGGGGTTTCTCAGCGGGCAGAAATTCAACTACACCGTCGGCCCGGCGATCAGCTTGCCGATCTTCGACGGTGGTCGTTTGCGGGGGCAATTGGGCGAAGCCAGCGCCGGGTATGACATCGCCGTGGCCAAGTACAACCAGACGCTGGTCAATGCGCTCAAGGGCATCAGCGACCAGTTGATCCGCCGCGAATCCATGGACAAGCAAGCCACCTTTGCCGCGCAGTCGGTGGCCTCGGCGCAGAAAACCTACGACATCGCCATGATCGCCTACCAGCGCGGCCTCACCGATTACCTCAATGTGCTTAACGCCCAGACCCTGCTGTTCCGCCAGCAACAGGTTGAGCAACAGGTGCAGGCTGCGCGCCTGAGTGCGCATGCTGAATTGGTCACGGCATTGGGTGGCGGGCTCGGTGCCGGCAGCGACGTACCACAGGACGCCAAGACGCTCCCGAGCAAAACCCCGGCGGCGCTCGCCGTGTTTGATCACTGA